One genomic region from Conexibacter woesei Iso977N encodes:
- a CDS encoding NAD(P)-dependent oxidoreductase, with the protein MATTVGFLGLGIMGSRMAANLEAKGFEVRAWTHTEGKAARWAERHPGATAVTTPAEAVAGADVVVTMVVDGDQVRRLLLDGPDAAAPAAASGTLFVDMSTIAPEDARDIGARLAERDLRFVDAPVTGSSPRAEDGTLTIMAGGSETDVTRAMPALEAMGTTIVHVGALGHGQIIKLINNAVAAANAATLAQALVMGAGTGVDLEALTQILAAGSGNSTMVGLKAEPMRQHAYATLFKTEHMLKDVRLCIEEAQRAGVPFPAANSARDALVAAVGRGYGDADFAAIIECYEGLAGLRIDDD; encoded by the coding sequence ATGGCGACGACAGTGGGCTTCCTGGGGCTGGGCATCATGGGTTCGCGGATGGCGGCGAACCTGGAGGCGAAGGGGTTCGAGGTCCGGGCGTGGACCCATACGGAGGGGAAGGCCGCGAGGTGGGCCGAGAGGCATCCGGGAGCTACTGCTGTAACAACGCCCGCTGAGGCGGTCGCGGGTGCGGATGTCGTCGTCACGATGGTCGTCGATGGCGATCAGGTGCGGCGGTTGTTGCTCGATGGGCCGGATGCCGCAGCGCCCGCCGCGGCCTCCGGGACGCTGTTCGTCGACATGTCGACGATCGCCCCGGAGGATGCGCGGGACATCGGCGCGCGGCTCGCCGAAAGGGACCTGCGGTTCGTCGATGCGCCGGTCACCGGCTCGTCGCCGCGGGCCGAGGATGGGACGCTGACGATCATGGCCGGCGGTAGTGAGACCGATGTCACACGGGCCATGCCGGCGCTGGAGGCGATGGGCACCACGATCGTGCACGTCGGCGCGCTGGGCCACGGGCAGATCATCAAGCTCATCAACAACGCGGTCGCCGCGGCCAACGCCGCGACGCTCGCCCAGGCGCTCGTGATGGGTGCGGGAACGGGCGTCGATCTGGAGGCGCTGACGCAGATCCTGGCCGCCGGATCGGGCAACTCGACGATGGTCGGACTCAAAGCGGAACCGATGCGTCAGCACGCTTACGCGACGCTCTTCAAGACCGAGCACATGCTCAAGGACGTGCGCCTCTGCATCGAGGAGGCGCAGCGCGCCGGCGTCCCCTTCCCGGCGGCGAATTCCGCCCGGGACGCCCTGGTTGCAGCGGTTGGGCGCGGGTACGGCGACGCGGACTTCGCGGCGATCATCGAGTGCTACGAGGGACTCGCTGGTCTGCGCATCGACGACGATTGA
- a CDS encoding helix-turn-helix transcriptional regulator, protein MPARVTSDAFIGRRVELAQLDAALMTAAHGPGTACQAGLVFVAGESGIGKSRLVDHFAERAKAGGTRVLWGDCIDLGDSELPYAPLVSALRSLVRSGHPVFEQLGPQRAELARLLPELGTPGDLIVEPYAGSAQGRLFELLLMLFEKLSEESPVLLVIDDLHWADRSTRDFLAFLARNVCSQRLLVVSTFRVDELHRRHPLRPFLAEIERTERASRVPVERFTLEEISEQVAAILGAQPDEDLLDRVWARSEGNPLFAEEILAAEREGDGTLPESLRDALMLRVEALGEMTQDALRWVSAAQRIEHDVLEEASQLDPLELRHALREAVAHHVLASQFDGRIAFRHALLREAVYDDLLPGEVGELHLRLATVLEERLAASPCIGLDQAAEIAHHFDAAGDQPAALRTAIRAALTAERVHAEGEAAVFYERALVLWDRVVDPEALAGCDHVDLLSRAANANQFDYSRCIHLLKRALGEIDEEREPGRAALLLERLGKARWNSGKGQIALEAWDAALALLPVVPPSKERAQLLAAKASGLMLWGRYSDALEMADEALEVADAVGARSVRIHALNTKGVCLRGGGDTSRGFATIREAMAMARADGDVDQLLRSYLNLSDALHFTGDTHAARKLLVQGRKEVRELGRRANWLAIQQAEIAYDLGFWDEADELVPLELGRVTQGTTRVFYELTRASLSLGRGDNADARERLVIARDLVARSYEPQWHAPITAMLAGLERRERNIVAARAAIRMGLERLTETEAMADGARLARIFSSAAGVEADAAQQARDLGRPDDEAAAVAAARAYADQAREAASRTFAAAMPEAAAMVLVAEAEAVDATGTPDPELWARAADAWAAIDRPFRVARVRWREAEASLATGDRARAEAAGSDALALATRLGAAWVIEELTALARRGRLRFDVPPQAVADAAARPATPSTPTTPAAAVTDPAAELGLTPRERDVLALVAQGRTNRQIGEELFMAEKTASVHVSRILAKLDVRSRTEAAAVAHRLGIEGDDSVAVA, encoded by the coding sequence ATGCCCGCTCGCGTGACCAGCGACGCCTTCATCGGGCGTCGCGTCGAGCTTGCTCAGCTCGACGCGGCGCTGATGACCGCTGCGCATGGACCGGGGACCGCCTGCCAGGCGGGCCTCGTGTTCGTCGCCGGCGAGTCGGGCATCGGCAAGTCGCGTCTGGTCGACCACTTCGCCGAGCGCGCCAAGGCCGGCGGCACGCGCGTCCTCTGGGGCGACTGCATCGACCTTGGCGACTCCGAGCTGCCCTACGCGCCGCTGGTGTCGGCGCTGCGCTCGCTCGTCCGCTCCGGCCATCCCGTCTTCGAGCAGCTCGGCCCGCAGCGCGCCGAGCTGGCCAGGCTCCTCCCTGAGCTCGGCACCCCGGGCGACCTGATCGTCGAGCCCTACGCGGGCTCCGCCCAGGGCCGCCTGTTCGAGCTGCTGCTGATGCTCTTCGAGAAGCTCTCGGAGGAGTCGCCGGTCCTGCTCGTCATCGACGACCTCCACTGGGCCGACCGCTCCACTCGCGACTTCCTCGCGTTCCTGGCCCGCAACGTCTGCTCGCAGCGGTTGTTGGTGGTGTCGACGTTCCGCGTTGACGAGCTCCACCGCCGCCACCCGCTGCGCCCGTTCCTGGCGGAGATCGAGCGGACCGAGCGCGCGTCGCGCGTGCCGGTCGAGCGCTTCACGCTCGAGGAGATCTCCGAGCAGGTCGCGGCGATCCTCGGGGCCCAGCCCGACGAGGACCTGCTCGACCGCGTCTGGGCCCGCTCGGAGGGCAACCCGCTGTTCGCGGAGGAGATCCTGGCGGCCGAGCGCGAGGGCGACGGCACGCTGCCGGAGTCGCTGCGCGACGCGCTGATGCTGCGCGTCGAGGCGCTCGGCGAGATGACGCAGGACGCGCTGCGCTGGGTCTCGGCGGCGCAGCGCATCGAACATGATGTCCTTGAAGAGGCGTCGCAGCTCGACCCGCTCGAGCTGCGCCACGCGCTGCGCGAGGCGGTCGCCCACCACGTCCTCGCCTCGCAGTTCGACGGCCGGATCGCCTTCCGCCACGCCCTGCTGCGCGAGGCGGTGTACGACGACCTGCTCCCCGGCGAGGTCGGCGAGCTGCACCTGCGGCTGGCCACGGTGCTGGAGGAGCGCCTGGCCGCCTCGCCGTGCATCGGCCTGGACCAGGCCGCCGAGATCGCCCACCACTTCGACGCCGCCGGCGACCAGCCGGCCGCGCTGCGCACCGCGATCCGGGCGGCGCTGACCGCCGAGCGCGTCCACGCCGAGGGCGAGGCCGCCGTCTTCTACGAGCGGGCGCTGGTCCTGTGGGATCGCGTCGTGGACCCGGAGGCGCTGGCCGGGTGCGACCACGTCGACCTGCTCTCGCGCGCGGCGAACGCCAACCAGTTCGACTACTCGCGCTGCATCCACCTGCTCAAGCGCGCGCTGGGCGAGATCGACGAGGAGCGCGAGCCGGGCCGCGCCGCCCTGCTGCTGGAGCGCCTGGGCAAGGCGCGCTGGAACTCCGGCAAGGGCCAGATCGCGCTGGAGGCGTGGGACGCGGCGTTGGCGCTCCTGCCCGTCGTGCCGCCGAGCAAGGAGCGCGCGCAGCTGCTGGCCGCCAAGGCGTCGGGGCTGATGCTGTGGGGTCGCTACAGCGACGCGCTGGAGATGGCCGACGAGGCGCTCGAGGTGGCCGACGCGGTCGGCGCCCGCAGCGTCCGGATCCATGCGCTCAACACGAAGGGCGTCTGCCTGCGCGGCGGCGGCGACACCTCGCGCGGGTTCGCGACGATCCGCGAGGCGATGGCGATGGCACGGGCCGACGGCGACGTCGACCAGCTGCTGCGCTCCTACCTCAACCTCTCCGACGCGCTGCACTTCACGGGCGACACGCACGCGGCGCGCAAGCTGCTGGTCCAGGGGCGCAAGGAGGTCCGGGAGCTCGGCCGCCGCGCGAACTGGCTGGCGATCCAGCAGGCCGAGATCGCCTATGACCTGGGCTTCTGGGACGAGGCCGACGAGCTGGTCCCGCTCGAGCTCGGGCGGGTCACGCAGGGCACGACGCGCGTCTTCTACGAGCTGACGCGGGCGTCGCTGTCGCTCGGCCGCGGCGACAACGCCGATGCGCGCGAGCGCCTCGTGATCGCCCGCGACCTCGTCGCGCGCTCCTACGAGCCGCAGTGGCACGCGCCGATCACCGCGATGCTCGCGGGCCTGGAGCGGCGCGAACGCAACATCGTCGCCGCGCGCGCCGCGATCCGGATGGGCCTGGAGCGGCTGACCGAGACCGAGGCGATGGCCGACGGCGCGCGGCTGGCGCGGATCTTCTCCTCGGCGGCGGGCGTCGAGGCCGACGCCGCGCAGCAGGCGCGCGACCTGGGCCGGCCCGACGACGAGGCCGCGGCGGTCGCCGCCGCGCGCGCCTACGCCGACCAGGCGCGCGAGGCCGCGTCACGCACGTTCGCCGCGGCGATGCCCGAGGCCGCCGCGATGGTCCTGGTCGCCGAGGCCGAGGCCGTCGACGCGACCGGCACGCCCGACCCGGAGCTGTGGGCACGCGCCGCCGACGCGTGGGCCGCGATCGATCGGCCATTCCGGGTTGCGCGCGTGCGCTGGCGCGAGGCCGAGGCCTCGCTGGCCACCGGCGACCGCGCCCGCGCCGAGGCCGCCGGCAGCGACGCGCTGGCGCTGGCGACCCGGCTGGGCGCCGCCTGGGTGATCGAGGAGCTGACCGCGCTGGCGCGCCGCGGCCGCCTGCGCTTCGACGTCCCGCCGCAGGCCGTCGCCGACGCGGCAGCGAGGCCCGCGACACCAAGCACCCCAACAACACCCGCGGCCGCCGTCACCGACCCGGCCGCCGAGCTGGGCCTGACGCCCCGCGAACGCGACGTCCTCGCCTTGGTCGCCCAGGGCCGCACGAACCGCCAGATCGGCGAAGAGCTCTTCATGGCCGAGAAAACAGCCTCGGTCCACGTGTCCCGGATCCTCGCCAAGCTCGACGTGCGCTCCCGCACGGAGGCTGCTGCGGTGGCCCACCGGTTGGGCATCGAGGGTGATGACTCGGTGGCGGTGGCCTGA
- a CDS encoding Gfo/Idh/MocA family oxidoreductase, with protein sequence MSDHDGSATELRVALAGYGLAGAAFHAPLVAATEGLELASVVTRSQERRGELGRAFPDARAVDALSDALEDCDVVVIASPNRFHAALAHEAIAAGKHVVIDKPVAVTAREARELRDAAAAAGVVAAAFHNRRWDDDFLTLRRELDAGRLGRVVTFESRFDRFRPQVKEGAWRENADPADGGGLLLDLGSHLVDQAIQLFGAPATVYAELDVRRAGAAVEDDVFVALEHPGGVRSHLYAGVFAADAPARFRVLGERGALLFYGLDHQEPQLRAGLRPGDRGWATRETGDSDGAWWHDGSGAVEPVAMAPGAWDSYYAGVVRTIRDRSGDTPPPVTLDDAIGVLDVLEAARDSAARGTVVALG encoded by the coding sequence ATGAGCGACCACGACGGAAGTGCAACGGAACTGCGCGTCGCCCTGGCGGGCTACGGGCTGGCGGGAGCGGCGTTCCACGCGCCGCTGGTCGCCGCGACCGAGGGGCTGGAGCTGGCCTCCGTCGTGACGCGCTCGCAGGAGCGGCGGGGCGAGCTGGGCCGCGCCTTCCCGGACGCGCGCGCCGTCGACGCGCTCAGCGATGCGCTGGAGGACTGCGACGTCGTCGTGATCGCCTCACCGAATCGCTTCCACGCGGCGCTGGCGCACGAGGCGATCGCCGCGGGCAAGCACGTGGTGATCGACAAGCCGGTCGCGGTCACCGCACGCGAGGCGCGCGAGCTGCGCGACGCGGCGGCCGCCGCGGGCGTCGTCGCCGCCGCGTTCCACAACCGCCGCTGGGACGACGACTTCCTGACGCTGCGCCGCGAGCTGGACGCCGGGCGCCTGGGCCGCGTCGTGACGTTCGAGTCGCGCTTCGACCGCTTCCGCCCGCAGGTCAAGGAGGGCGCGTGGCGCGAGAACGCCGACCCCGCCGACGGCGGCGGGTTGTTGTTGGACTTGGGCTCGCACCTGGTCGACCAGGCGATCCAGCTGTTCGGCGCGCCCGCGACGGTCTACGCCGAGCTCGACGTCCGCCGCGCGGGCGCCGCGGTCGAGGACGACGTCTTCGTCGCGCTGGAGCATCCGGGCGGCGTGCGCTCGCACCTCTACGCGGGCGTCTTCGCGGCCGACGCGCCCGCGCGCTTCCGGGTGCTCGGCGAGCGCGGCGCGTTGTTGTTCTACGGGTTGGATCACCAGGAGCCGCAGCTGCGTGCGGGCCTGCGCCCCGGCGACCGCGGCTGGGCGACCCGCGAGACCGGTGACAGCGACGGTGCCTGGTGGCACGACGGCTCCGGGGCGGTCGAGCCGGTCGCGATGGCGCCGGGCGCGTGGGACTCGTACTACGCGGGCGTCGTGCGGACGATCCGGGATCGCAGCGGCGACACGCCGCCGCCCGTCACGCTCGACGACGCGATCGGCGTGCTCGACGTGCTGGAGGCCGCGCGCGACTCGGCGGCGCGCGGGACGGTCGTGGCCCTCGGATGA
- a CDS encoding MFS transporter: protein MTHDGAGGATRVALYAGGFIGPFGGGMVTVLIPELRDAFDVSSSAASVALTAYLVPFAALQLVSGTLGERFGRARATRVAFVVYALASLWAAVAGAFAPFLIARALQGAANAFTTPLVLAALADATPEAALGRTMGTFAAVQTAGVVGAPLVGGLAGALDYRLAFVVAAVAALILAWMSPGGGAARQRVKAERPRFVEALTPRTRWTAAAAFLAYLGVTGLGVVVALRAGDAFGLGPTERGLLLAGFGAAGVVAGRPAGGLTDRRGAVGVAVVGAAGCVVLVPLLGIVDQWEGLALVWLVTGVASALLWAGLNVLTVGAAPANRGGAVSVIGAFKFAGNALAPVSWLALYDTSAELAFAGAGGVCVLLAATVTRAGRAAQTRA from the coding sequence ATGACGCACGACGGAGCGGGCGGCGCCACGCGCGTCGCGCTCTACGCCGGCGGGTTCATCGGCCCGTTCGGCGGTGGCATGGTCACGGTGCTGATCCCGGAGCTGCGGGATGCGTTCGACGTGTCGTCGTCGGCCGCGTCGGTGGCGCTGACCGCCTACCTCGTGCCGTTCGCCGCGCTGCAGCTGGTCTCCGGGACGCTCGGGGAGCGCTTCGGGCGCGCGCGGGCCACGCGCGTCGCGTTCGTCGTGTACGCCTTGGCCTCGCTGTGGGCGGCGGTGGCGGGCGCGTTCGCGCCGTTCCTGATCGCCCGCGCGCTGCAGGGCGCGGCGAACGCGTTCACGACGCCGCTCGTCCTCGCCGCGCTGGCCGACGCGACGCCGGAGGCCGCGCTCGGCAGGACGATGGGGACGTTCGCCGCGGTCCAGACCGCGGGCGTGGTCGGCGCGCCGCTGGTCGGCGGGCTGGCGGGCGCGCTCGACTACCGGCTGGCGTTCGTCGTCGCGGCGGTCGCGGCGCTGATCCTGGCGTGGATGTCGCCGGGCGGCGGCGCGGCGAGGCAGCGCGTGAAGGCGGAGCGCCCGCGGTTCGTCGAGGCGCTCACGCCCCGGACGCGCTGGACCGCCGCCGCGGCGTTCCTCGCCTACCTCGGCGTGACCGGGCTCGGCGTGGTCGTCGCGCTGCGGGCGGGCGACGCGTTCGGCCTCGGGCCGACCGAGCGCGGGCTGCTGCTGGCGGGCTTCGGCGCGGCGGGCGTGGTCGCGGGGCGCCCGGCGGGCGGCCTGACCGACCGGCGCGGCGCGGTGGGCGTCGCCGTCGTTGGTGCGGCCGGCTGCGTGGTCCTGGTCCCACTGCTCGGGATCGTCGATCAGTGGGAAGGACTGGCGTTGGTGTGGTTGGTCACCGGCGTCGCCAGCGCCCTGCTGTGGGCGGGGCTGAACGTCCTGACCGTCGGCGCCGCGCCGGCCAACCGCGGCGGCGCGGTGTCGGTGATCGGGGCGTTCAAGTTCGCCGGCAATGCGCTCGCGCCGGTGTCGTGGCTGGCGCTCTACGACACCAGCGCCGAGCTGGCGTTCGCGGGCGCCGGCGGCGTCTGCGTGCTGCTCGCGGCCACCGTGACGCGCGCGGGCCGCGCCGCTCAGACGCGCGCGTAG
- a CDS encoding MarR family winged helix-turn-helix transcriptional regulator: protein MDDRLPPRLLARPAYVLSLLGRNARAGSVAAVGDLRLGHVAVLAALEDFGPQAQRTLGARLRQDPSDVVGLLDDLQARGLITRERDPEDRRRHRVAITASGRRALKAAERRLDRAESELLGSLSASERATLHRLAAKALAGVDPRAQGAG, encoded by the coding sequence ATGGACGATCGGTTGCCGCCGCGCCTGCTCGCGCGCCCCGCGTACGTGCTGTCGTTGCTGGGCAGGAACGCGCGGGCGGGGTCGGTCGCCGCGGTGGGCGACCTGCGGCTCGGGCACGTCGCGGTGCTGGCCGCGCTGGAGGACTTCGGCCCGCAGGCCCAGCGGACGCTGGGCGCGCGGCTGCGCCAGGACCCGAGCGACGTCGTCGGCCTGCTCGACGACCTGCAGGCGCGCGGCCTGATCACGCGCGAGCGCGATCCGGAGGACCGGCGGCGCCACCGCGTCGCGATCACGGCATCCGGGCGCCGAGCGCTGAAGGCCGCCGAGCGCAGGCTCGATCGCGCCGAGAGCGAACTGCTGGGGTCGCTTTCGGCGAGCGAGCGTGCGACGCTCCACCGGCTGGCCGCGAAGGCGCTGGCCGGCGTCGATCCCCGAGCCCAAGGAGCAGGTTGA
- a CDS encoding VOC family protein, with translation MSNPIVHFEIIGQDGAATQRFYGDLFGWAINADNEYRYGLTDPGKGMMDHGIAGGIAGGADSGGPRTTIYVEVDDIEATLARAEELGGRKVFGPETIMDRITLAQFTDPDGNIIGLLTPAGE, from the coding sequence ATGTCCAACCCGATCGTGCACTTCGAGATCATCGGCCAGGACGGCGCCGCCACCCAGAGGTTCTACGGCGACCTCTTCGGGTGGGCGATCAACGCCGACAACGAGTACAGGTACGGGCTGACCGACCCCGGCAAGGGCATGATGGACCACGGCATCGCCGGCGGGATCGCGGGCGGCGCCGACAGCGGCGGCCCGCGCACGACGATCTACGTCGAGGTCGACGACATCGAGGCGACGCTGGCCCGCGCCGAGGAGCTCGGCGGCAGGAAGGTCTTCGGCCCCGAGACGATCATGGACCGCATCACGCTGGCCCAGTTCACCGACCCGGACGGCAACATCATCGGGTTGCTCACGCCGGCGGGCGAGTAG
- a CDS encoding hydantoinase B/oxoprolinase family protein, which translates to MSGLDPIALQVATGALRAACEEMGAVLIRSAHSANIKERHDCSTALFDAHGEMVMQAEHIPVHLGAMPASVAAVLGEDHAGGASWVLNDPYRGGTHLPDITVVTPILGEGAELLGFSASRAHHADVGGRVPGSMPFDSRTLEEEGVVIAPRVLDDDAIGALASQMRQPAERRADLRAQLAANQLGVRRVVELAERLGIDGLRSAFAAVLDYAERRTRACIADLPDGTYTATDVLEAIDGDLELRVTATVAGDELTLDFTGSAAQDPGNLNCPVAVTRSACLFAVRVLTDADIPPSAGAHRPVTVITEPGTLLDAGAPAAVAAGNVETSSRVADLVLQAFGRACGQGTMNNLTLGNDDFSYYETLGGGQGACPDAPGPSAVHVAMSNTLNTPIEALELEFPVRVVEYSIRRDSGGTGEHDGGDGIVRELEALTEMHYSLITERRRHAPPGAAGGGSGKPGANILNDDELPAKAGGTLAPGDRLRIETPGGGAHGGA; encoded by the coding sequence GTGAGCGGCCTCGACCCCATCGCCCTGCAGGTCGCCACCGGTGCGCTGCGCGCGGCGTGCGAGGAGATGGGCGCGGTCCTGATCCGCAGCGCGCACAGCGCGAACATCAAGGAGCGCCACGACTGCTCGACCGCGCTGTTCGACGCGCACGGCGAGATGGTCATGCAGGCCGAGCACATCCCGGTCCACCTCGGGGCGATGCCGGCGTCGGTCGCCGCGGTGCTCGGCGAGGACCACGCCGGCGGCGCGTCGTGGGTCCTGAACGACCCCTACCGCGGCGGGACGCACCTGCCGGACATCACGGTCGTGACGCCGATCCTGGGCGAGGGCGCGGAGCTCTTGGGGTTCTCGGCCTCGCGCGCGCACCACGCCGACGTCGGCGGGCGCGTCCCGGGGTCGATGCCGTTCGACTCGCGGACGCTCGAGGAGGAGGGCGTCGTGATCGCGCCGCGCGTGCTCGACGACGACGCGATCGGCGCGCTGGCGTCCCAGATGCGCCAGCCCGCGGAGCGCCGTGCGGACCTGCGCGCGCAGCTGGCGGCCAACCAGCTCGGGGTGCGCCGCGTCGTCGAGCTTGCCGAGCGCCTCGGGATCGACGGCCTACGCTCCGCGTTCGCCGCGGTCCTGGACTACGCCGAGCGCCGCACCCGCGCGTGCATCGCCGACCTGCCCGACGGGACCTACACGGCGACCGACGTCCTGGAGGCGATCGACGGCGACCTGGAGCTGCGCGTCACCGCGACCGTCGCCGGCGACGAGCTGACCCTCGACTTCACCGGCTCCGCGGCACAGGACCCCGGGAACCTCAACTGCCCCGTCGCCGTGACGCGCAGCGCCTGCCTGTTCGCCGTGCGCGTCCTGACCGACGCCGACATCCCGCCGAGCGCGGGCGCGCACCGCCCGGTCACGGTCATCACCGAGCCGGGGACGCTGCTCGACGCCGGCGCGCCCGCGGCGGTCGCCGCCGGGAACGTCGAGACCTCGTCGCGCGTCGCCGACCTCGTCCTCCAGGCCTTCGGCCGCGCCTGCGGCCAGGGCACGATGAACAACCTGACGCTCGGCAACGACGACTTCTCCTACTACGAGACGCTCGGCGGCGGCCAGGGCGCCTGCCCCGACGCGCCCGGTCCCAGCGCCGTGCACGTCGCGATGTCCAACACCTTGAACACGCCGATCGAGGCGCTGGAGCTGGAGTTCCCGGTCCGCGTCGTCGAGTACTCGATCCGCCGGGACTCCGGCGGAACCGGTGAGCACGACGGCGGCGACGGCATCGTCCGCGAGCTGGAAGCGCTCACGGAGATGCACTACTCCCTCATCACCGAGCGGCGCCGCCACGCCCCGCCGGGCGCCGCGGGCGGCGGATCCGGGAAGCCCGGCGCCAACATCCTCAACGACGACGAGCTGCCCGCCAAGGCAGGCGGTACGCTCGCGCCCGGCGACCGCCTGCGCATCGAGACGCCCGGCGGCGGCGCCCACGGCGGCGCCTGA
- a CDS encoding hydantoinase/oxoprolinase family protein — protein sequence MLLGVDVGGTFTDAVVVDGGRLVTAKAPTTPGDQSQGVLAAVAAALENAGRAPADVSGFAHGMTVATNALLEGVGARTVLCATAGFVDVVELGRQARPELYRLCADRPAPLVPPERRVAVPERMTPSGVMHALTEDAARAVAEQVAALEPEAVAVVLLHAYRHPEHEELLGRALRERLGDDVHVSLSHEVTATFREFERAATTEVDAALSPLLRAYLTRLVDGAVDEGLPEPAIMQSSGGLTDASTAAGHAALTVLSGPAGGAAAAALLSARLGEPDLLCFDMGGTSCDVCVVEDGRVRASAGRTIGGRPLALPMVDIHTVGAGGGSIGWRDAGGALRVGPRSAGADPGPACYGRGGTEPTVTDANLVLGHLDVERPLAGGVALDAEAAQRAVGALAEELGLPDARACAEGIVRVANTEMVRALRVVTVERGIDPRRFALLAFGGAGPLHAAAIADELGITRIVVPRAAGVLSALGLAAAERRRDTAHSVLLRGADLTDTALAALAGDADEVTWDARYAGQSHELALRDVPPRASALRTAFADAHRERYGYADDDAEVELVTVRTARVEPGPDVAWETAVDRVDVVGPDVVALPEATLVVPDGWRGSSDATGTVILTRDAS from the coding sequence ATGCTGCTCGGGGTGGACGTCGGGGGGACCTTCACGGATGCCGTCGTGGTCGACGGCGGACGGCTGGTGACCGCGAAGGCCCCGACGACGCCGGGCGACCAGTCCCAAGGCGTCCTGGCGGCGGTCGCGGCGGCGCTGGAGAACGCGGGCCGGGCGCCGGCCGACGTCTCCGGGTTCGCGCACGGGATGACCGTGGCGACCAACGCGCTGCTGGAGGGCGTGGGCGCCCGGACGGTCCTGTGCGCGACCGCGGGCTTCGTCGACGTCGTCGAGCTCGGTCGCCAGGCGCGGCCGGAGCTGTACCGGCTCTGCGCGGACCGGCCGGCGCCGCTGGTCCCGCCGGAGCGGCGCGTCGCGGTGCCGGAGCGGATGACGCCTTCAGGCGTCATGCACGCGCTGACGGAGGACGCGGCGCGCGCCGTCGCCGAGCAAGTTGCAGCACTTGAACCCGAAGCGGTCGCGGTCGTGCTGCTGCACGCCTACCGCCACCCGGAGCACGAGGAGCTGCTGGGGCGAGCTTTGCGCGAGCGGCTCGGCGACGACGTCCACGTCTCGCTGTCGCACGAGGTCACCGCGACGTTCCGGGAGTTCGAGCGCGCGGCGACGACCGAGGTCGACGCGGCGCTGTCGCCGCTGCTGCGCGCCTACCTGACGCGGCTGGTCGACGGCGCGGTCGACGAAGGACTTCCGGAGCCCGCGATCATGCAGTCGTCGGGCGGGCTGACCGACGCGTCCACCGCCGCGGGCCACGCCGCGCTGACCGTCCTGTCCGGCCCCGCGGGCGGCGCCGCCGCGGCCGCGCTGCTCAGCGCGCGGCTCGGCGAGCCGGACCTGTTGTGCTTCGACATGGGCGGCACGTCGTGCGACGTCTGCGTCGTGGAGGACGGGCGCGTCCGGGCTTCGGCCGGGCGCACGATCGGCGGGCGGCCGCTGGCGCTGCCGATGGTCGACATCCACACGGTCGGCGCGGGCGGCGGGTCGATCGGCTGGCGCGACGCGGGCGGCGCGCTGCGCGTCGGGCCGCGCAGCGCGGGCGCCGACCCGGGACCGGCCTGTTACGGGCGCGGTGGCACCGAGCCGACGGTCACCGACGCGAACCTCGTGCTCGGGCATCTTGATGTGGAACGGCCGCTGGCCGGCGGCGTGGCGCTCGACGCCGAGGCGGCGCAGCGGGCGGTCGGCGCGCTCGCCGAGGAGCTCGGTCTCCCGGACGCGCGCGCGTGCGCGGAGGGCATCGTCCGGGTCGCGAACACCGAGATGGTCCGGGCGCTGCGCGTCGTCACCGTCGAGCGCGGGATCGACCCGCGCCGCTTCGCGCTGCTCGCCTTCGGCGGCGCCGGGCCGCTGCACGCGGCGGCGATCGCCGACGAGCTGGGGATCACGCGGATCGTCGTGCCGCGCGCGGCGGGCGTGCTGAGCGCTTTGGGCTTGGCAGCGGCGGAGCGGCGGCGCGACACGGCCCACTCCGTCCTTCTCCGCGGCGCTGACCTGACCGACACCGCGCTCGCCGCGTTGGCCGGCGACGCCGACGAGGTGACCTGGGACGCGCGCTACGCCGGGCAGTCCCACGAGCTCGCGCTGCGCGACGTCCCGCCGCGCGCCTCCGCGCTGCGCACCGCCTTCGCCGACGCCCACCGCGAGCGCTACGGCTACGCCGACGACGACGCCGAGGTCGAGCTGGTCACGGTCCGGACCGCGCGCGTCGAGCCCGGCCCGGACGTCGCGTGGGAGACCGCGGTCGACCGAGTCGATGTGGTCGGTCCGGATGTTGTCGCACTACCGGAGGCGACGCTCGTCGTCCCGGACGGCTGGCGCGGTTCGAGCGACGCGACCGGCACCGTGATCCTGACCCGTGACGCGTCGTGA